In Methanobacterium petrolearium, one genomic interval encodes:
- a CDS encoding EhaE family protein: MLDIYIWFYTGVVLTILGSLGTAIGPGVKDPLVRALNTEIAAVGVSLIFLTYNHTIALITYIAATAIITMILLRAIVRLEEMGAEL, encoded by the coding sequence TTGCTTGATATTTACATATGGTTTTATACCGGTGTGGTACTGACCATACTGGGCAGTCTTGGTACTGCCATAGGCCCTGGAGTTAAAGACCCCCTAGTAAGGGCATTGAACACAGAAATAGCCGCAGTAGGAGTTTCACTCATATTCTTAACCTATAACCACACCATTGCCCTGATTACTTATATTGCAGCTACTGCCATCATAACCATGATCTTGCTCAGGGCCATTGTTAGACTAGAAGAAATGGGGGCAGAGTTATGA
- a CDS encoding EhaG family protein: MSASVLVPTVVSPIVVSLYVPAIFTGLIVGIIGLMAIAYQKNDLSALILTDIVGIGMLILVAAVGTDLAEALILPGLVVELAEILAISEILMSREMRKKGETAELIPLPTSMDMEVMTTAPTFLAIILIAYGAFLSGFTGGAVAGGGILFYIISKRMRGVPSDTWEGIAGVSGIAWCLWIIGFMVFFVFPQYWLLALFMAAFGVFIKVAFKAGLIGVIGREEFNKK, from the coding sequence ATGAGTGCATCAGTTCTTGTTCCCACTGTTGTATCACCCATCGTAGTTTCTCTATACGTTCCAGCCATATTCACCGGCTTAATCGTGGGTATCATCGGTTTAATGGCTATTGCCTACCAAAAAAATGATTTAAGCGCCCTTATACTAACTGATATAGTGGGGATTGGAATGTTGATACTGGTGGCTGCAGTTGGAACCGATCTTGCTGAAGCCCTCATATTACCCGGGCTGGTGGTTGAACTTGCTGAAATACTGGCCATATCTGAAATACTCATGAGCAGGGAGATGAGGAAGAAGGGAGAAACAGCAGAATTAATCCCCTTACCCACGTCAATGGATATGGAGGTAATGACCACTGCCCCCACATTTTTAGCAATTATCTTAATAGCATACGGAGCCTTCCTATCAGGATTTACAGGAGGGGCAGTAGCAGGAGGAGGTATACTATTTTATATCATTTCCAAAAGGATGCGCGGAGTCCCATCAGACACTTGGGAGGGCATAGCAGGAGTATCTGGTATTGCATGGTGCCTTTGGATAATAGGATTCATGGTGTTCTTTGTATTCCCACAATACTGGTTGTTGGCATTGTTCATGGCAGCATTCGGTGTTTTCATCAAAGTTGCATTTAAAGCAGGTCTAATAGGTGTTATAGGTCGTGAAGAATTCAATAAAAAATAA
- a CDS encoding proton-conducting transporter membrane subunit, whose amino-acid sequence MDIIILGQQLMGYIPLGDIVLYLAPVNLFMFASALAFTTLIAISRTETQVEAGVGTLKDREVQVDKDEFKIRRFLAIICGLATAGAMITGDLFNFTLFVCLIGIVNIGIVAAVKQIDVLDAAFQYGLVAMIAVLPLFGGAAMILASTGTISLLEITHIPTTLMMIFGSLLLFLGVAGETGVAPFYATKAEMFRTPGSPFLLIIHLSSLLVIIRVIEILLIINKPF is encoded by the coding sequence ATGGATATCATCATATTGGGCCAACAATTAATGGGTTACATTCCCCTAGGAGATATTGTCCTTTATCTGGCCCCTGTTAACTTGTTCATGTTCGCCAGCGCACTGGCCTTCACTACTCTCATTGCCATAAGCAGAACTGAAACCCAGGTTGAAGCAGGTGTAGGTACCCTTAAAGACCGGGAAGTCCAGGTTGATAAGGACGAATTCAAGATCAGACGTTTCCTGGCCATCATATGTGGTCTGGCAACCGCCGGTGCCATGATCACCGGAGACCTTTTCAACTTCACATTATTTGTGTGTCTTATTGGTATCGTTAACATAGGAATAGTTGCCGCTGTAAAACAGATTGATGTATTAGATGCTGCATTCCAGTACGGATTAGTGGCTATGATAGCAGTTTTACCCCTCTTTGGAGGAGCAGCCATGATTTTGGCATCAACAGGTACCATCAGCCTCTTGGAAATCACACATATACCTACCACCTTAATGATGATCTTTGGTTCACTCCTTTTATTTTTGGGAGTTGCAGGTGAAACTGGTGTGGCACCATTCTATGCCACCAAGGCAGAAATGTTCAGAACCCCTGGTTCACCTTTCTTGCTTATCATACACTTAAGCTCCCTACTGGTAATTATTAGGGTGATTGAAATATTGCTCATCATAAACAAACCGTTTTAA
- a CDS encoding DUF2108 domain-containing protein — MYLDFINLTTISAALTLIGAAGIIALAKPLDKVIMFALLQGGFIGMIVAAKYLDVAMAAAIFDPISTVILLIAIIKINEVRKKNQESQEEGNLA; from the coding sequence ATGTACCTTGACTTTATAAACTTAACAACAATATCAGCAGCACTTACTCTAATCGGAGCTGCCGGGATCATCGCCCTAGCAAAGCCCCTGGACAAGGTCATCATGTTCGCACTTCTCCAGGGAGGATTCATAGGAATGATCGTGGCAGCCAAATATCTGGATGTTGCCATGGCTGCGGCAATCTTCGACCCCATTTCCACTGTTATCCTGTTAATTGCAATTATCAAAATAAATGAGGTTCGCAAAAAAAATCAAGAATCCCAGGAGGAAGGGAACCTTGCTTGA
- a CDS encoding glycosyltransferase family 39 protein, translated as MDKGNNKKRGIFESLKKICINPLFILILITVVLTTYLLSAQMKIGVPYWDVYNYLNNAIIFAGMGAANKNTIIYLAPMIPFLTSLFFRMGYVSINAIFIISAIIFMIGVIGLYFLLKERFNAIGSLTGCLIFISFPIVFSWAVSGCIDIPGISFSIWTLFFLVIGLKKDYRYLYLVLPTFMMAFLTRYTSGLIILPIFLYLLINKDHIKKMETLKKIVFGISIELVVLITALIYFFVKLKTAASIFSLFASIASSSFTGANDVAYNTNILYYIQNLLNYISVGPFQGFYQQILNPSQGVPTLLAYLLSLIVLFGIIFYIHRIFGAKINFKDRKILRTGIVIKIGLILVLFILMVVSFYYQYFTLSEIILFAFLYAIYMILIKSNAVYDQKKLELDFMFLSWFGAFLIFQSTLPLKVDRYFITMAPALAYFIVLGLSEFIRKFKSKIKDKNFKPGLICLLIAMIFLSCSTATYIGHTPKKAFTIDIDHACQWIKNYDPDYKDKVICSDYPNAVNWYLKKQISPGSPTIYKTKEKFEDHLQEIDVEYYIDSTSNPHPKIEGYHIIKTFGVVAIYKKI; from the coding sequence TTGGATAAAGGAAACAATAAAAAGAGGGGCATCTTTGAAAGCCTTAAAAAAATATGCATTAACCCCCTGTTTATCCTAATCTTAATCACCGTAGTACTGACTACTTATCTTCTCAGTGCCCAGATGAAGATAGGTGTTCCCTACTGGGACGTTTACAATTATTTGAATAATGCCATTATTTTTGCTGGGATGGGCGCAGCAAACAAAAACACCATTATTTATCTTGCCCCAATGATTCCATTTTTAACCTCTCTTTTTTTTAGAATGGGATATGTTTCAATAAATGCTATTTTCATAATAAGTGCGATTATATTCATGATAGGAGTAATTGGGCTTTATTTCCTTTTAAAAGAACGATTTAATGCTATTGGAAGTTTAACCGGTTGTTTAATCTTTATTTCTTTCCCGATTGTATTTTCATGGGCAGTTAGTGGCTGTATCGATATCCCAGGAATCTCATTTTCAATTTGGACCCTATTTTTCTTAGTTATTGGATTAAAAAAGGATTATAGATACTTATATCTTGTTTTACCAACATTTATGATGGCATTCCTCACGAGATATACCTCTGGTCTTATCATTCTCCCCATATTCCTTTACCTTTTAATTAACAAAGACCATATAAAAAAGATGGAAACTCTTAAAAAAATTGTTTTTGGCATCAGTATAGAGTTAGTAGTTCTAATAACTGCCCTGATCTACTTTTTTGTTAAGTTAAAAACTGCAGCTTCCATTTTCAGTTTATTTGCTTCAATTGCTTCATCTTCATTCACAGGTGCCAATGATGTTGCATATAACACCAACATTTTATATTACATCCAGAATTTATTGAATTACATCTCAGTTGGCCCATTTCAGGGATTTTATCAACAGATCTTGAACCCTTCTCAAGGAGTGCCAACATTATTAGCATATCTCCTATCATTAATCGTGCTATTTGGTATAATTTTTTACATTCACAGGATTTTCGGTGCAAAAATAAATTTTAAAGATAGAAAAATATTGCGTACTGGTATTGTAATCAAAATAGGGCTCATTTTAGTTTTGTTTATTTTAATGGTGGTTAGTTTCTATTATCAATACTTTACATTAAGTGAAATCATATTATTTGCATTCTTGTATGCTATATATATGATTTTAATCAAAAGCAATGCTGTTTATGATCAAAAAAAGCTTGAATTGGATTTTATGTTTTTATCTTGGTTTGGTGCTTTCTTAATCTTCCAAAGTACTCTACCTTTAAAGGTGGACAGATACTTTATCACCATGGCCCCAGCACTTGCATACTTCATTGTCCTGGGTTTGAGTGAATTTATCCGTAAATTCAAGAGTAAAATAAAAGATAAGAATTTTAAACCAGGGTTGATTTGCTTACTCATAGCTATGATATTTTTATCATGCTCCACCGCCACATATATTGGTCATACCCCGAAAAAAGCTTTTACAATAGATATTGATCATGCCTGCCAATGGATTAAAAATTATGATCCTGACTACAAAGATAAGGTTATATGTTCTGATTATCCAAACGCAGTTAACTGGTATCTTAAAAAACAAATCAGCCCAGGTTCCCCCACAATATATAAAACTAAGGAGAAATTTGAAGATCACCTTCAAGAAATTGATGTGGAGTACTATATTGATTCAACAAGTAACCCCCATCCAAAGATCGAAGGTTACCATATCATCAAAACATTTGGTGTTGTGGCAATATACAAAAAAATATAG
- a CDS encoding DUF2109 domain-containing protein codes for MLIEILGIIVVLMALRTLVAQNREERLLCLNVIGFSMSAIMALYIQTPFGAIIAITFFITSTLSSNAIAYSLGRVKEEIMVE; via the coding sequence ATGTTGATCGAAATATTAGGCATAATAGTTGTATTAATGGCGTTGCGCACGCTTGTAGCTCAAAATCGTGAGGAAAGGCTTCTTTGCCTTAACGTCATCGGCTTCAGCATGTCTGCAATTATGGCTTTATACATACAAACACCCTTCGGAGCAATCATTGCCATAACCTTTTTCATAACATCTACCCTCAGCTCCAATGCCATTGCTTACTCTCTGGGAAGGGTAAAAGAAGAGATCATGGTGGAATAA
- a CDS encoding SDR family oxidoreductase, translating to MKNKKVIENKKVAITGGLGFIGSHLVEKLCQENEVVIVDNESSGSVKNIEHIETDNIHLELGDITTIDLEKSFEGCDYVFHHAAMTSVPASVMDPFQCNLVNITGTLNVLLAAREVDVQKVVFASSSAVYGDNTNFPLSENYPVKAISPYALSKATGEMYCQLFNEIYNLPTVSLRYFNVFGPRQDPNSAYAAVIPHFINAMLSDERPVIYGDGEQTRDFIYVKHVVDANLKACQSDYTGVFNISIGNNITINELVDKINQAVGKDIDPIYDDPRPGDVKHSLADTSKARSFGFNPQSNFSDELRETMEFFADNRRTKK from the coding sequence ATGAAAAACAAAAAAGTAATAGAGAATAAAAAAGTAGCAATCACAGGAGGGCTTGGTTTCATAGGATCCCACCTTGTGGAGAAACTCTGCCAGGAAAATGAAGTTGTTATTGTGGACAATGAATCATCAGGTAGTGTTAAAAACATCGAACACATTGAAACAGACAATATTCACCTTGAATTAGGGGATATCACAACAATTGATCTTGAAAAAAGTTTTGAAGGTTGTGACTATGTTTTTCATCATGCGGCTATGACTAGTGTTCCAGCTAGTGTCATGGATCCGTTTCAATGCAACTTGGTGAATATTACCGGTACCCTGAATGTTCTTCTGGCTGCCAGAGAAGTTGATGTTCAGAAGGTTGTTTTTGCTTCATCTTCAGCTGTTTATGGGGATAATACAAACTTCCCCCTATCAGAAAACTATCCTGTTAAGGCGATTTCACCATATGCTCTTAGTAAGGCAACTGGCGAGATGTACTGTCAGTTATTTAATGAGATTTACAATTTACCTACAGTTTCCCTCCGATACTTTAATGTTTTTGGACCGAGACAGGATCCTAATTCTGCATATGCTGCGGTGATTCCACATTTCATCAATGCCATGTTAAGTGATGAGAGGCCGGTTATATATGGTGATGGTGAGCAGACCCGGGACTTCATATACGTCAAACATGTTGTGGATGCTAATTTGAAGGCGTGCCAATCAGATTACACTGGAGTGTTTAATATTTCCATAGGAAACAACATTACAATCAACGAGCTTGTTGATAAAATAAACCAGGCAGTGGGGAAAGATATAGATCCAATTTATGATGATCCCAGACCTGGTGATGTAAAACATTCTCTGGCTGATACCTCAAAGGCAAGGTCTTTTGGTTTTAATCCACAAAGTAATTTTAGTGATGAGTTAAGGGAAACCATGGAATTTTTTGCCGATAACCGTAGAACTAAAAAATAA
- a CDS encoding EhaF family protein, whose protein sequence is MSRIGRLWNSLANPKRIPRFYSVILGVLLLAGFIMPLALNDHQLYPRPTPQLQIDEKDPLAPYDRGGVPLKEPGIVKSQYPQFSEKSGMVTSYLSPIAIGISATTIYYGTSIYSSPGGLIDEILYYSRGFDTILESSILMMAFVVASWVALHFTMKRREEE, encoded by the coding sequence ATGAGCAGAATAGGCAGATTATGGAATTCCCTGGCCAACCCTAAAAGGATTCCGAGATTTTACTCTGTGATTCTGGGAGTTTTGCTTTTGGCAGGTTTTATCATGCCCCTGGCACTTAACGATCATCAACTATATCCTCGGCCAACACCACAACTGCAGATAGATGAAAAAGATCCATTAGCTCCCTATGATCGCGGTGGTGTGCCCCTTAAAGAACCAGGAATTGTAAAATCTCAGTATCCCCAATTCTCAGAGAAATCAGGAATGGTAACTAGCTATTTATCCCCTATCGCAATAGGAATCAGTGCCACCACTATCTATTATGGTACATCCATATATTCATCCCCAGGTGGGTTAATAGATGAGATATTATATTATTCCAGGGGTTTTGACACCATACTTGAATCCAGTATTCTTATGATGGCCTTTGTGGTGGCATCATGGGTGGCACTGCACTTTACCATGAAAAGGAGGGAGGAAGAATGA
- a CDS encoding energy-converting hydrogenase A subunit A EhaA codes for MIIHANVFSYIIALGVALILGLVLRLPLLPDKPMRDSWTISAVFPTAVLAIGFYAMLYELGYQGYIVALITGIITALFAKFILEKLVPRPESEEPL; via the coding sequence ATGATTATTCATGCTAATGTGTTCAGTTATATTATTGCTCTGGGTGTTGCATTAATACTTGGGCTGGTATTAAGACTACCTTTACTTCCAGATAAACCAATGAGAGACTCCTGGACTATCAGTGCTGTTTTCCCAACGGCTGTGCTGGCTATAGGTTTCTATGCCATGCTGTATGAATTGGGTTACCAGGGTTATATCGTTGCATTAATAACTGGAATTATTACCGCCTTATTTGCCAAATTTATTTTAGAAAAACTTGTTCCCAGACCAGAATCGGAGGAACCCCTATGA